A single window of Methanomassiliicoccaceae archaeon DNA harbors:
- a CDS encoding Ni/Fe hydrogenase subunit alpha, whose protein sequence is MAGPIIWDEKHKTDKKRVVIDPITRLEGHGKIEIFLDDNGNVKNAYWQVPELRGFERFCIGRKVTEMNQITARLCGVCPGAHHMAATKATDGCYNTKPTEAAFTIRDAFYHAHFVHSHIAHFYALASADFVCGPAAPVAQRNVLGVVATVGLELGGAVLATRAKAQKIQAMIGGKATHPVMGVPGGVTKPINSEEQKEMEAMAKDMVDFSQTSMKVLKDVVLGNKEYVDIIANPDLYYNETYHMGMVNEKNQLEFHDGPVRVVDQKGREFVKYEPYDYLDNVSEASEEWSYEKFPYLKNVGYKGMVAGPDSGLYRASPLSRLNVAESISTPLAQAEFEYYHGFFKDLGVEGPIQHTLATHWARIIEMIYAAEKCLADIQSDKFVDQNVKQHDVMPGGRGVGIVEAPRGTLTHDYTCDENGIVTACNMIVGTTNNNGPINCDVAKVAKGLIHNFEVSPGLLNMVEMAFRAYDPCNSCATHSLPGQMPMTAEIRYADGSLLETVSRN, encoded by the coding sequence ATGGCCGGACCTATTATTTGGGATGAGAAACATAAGACAGATAAGAAGAGGGTCGTCATAGATCCCATTACCCGTCTCGAAGGACACGGCAAGATCGAGATATTCCTCGACGACAACGGAAACGTAAAGAACGCATACTGGCAGGTCCCGGAGCTGAGAGGCTTCGAAAGATTCTGCATCGGAAGAAAGGTAACCGAGATGAACCAGATCACCGCAAGACTTTGCGGTGTATGTCCCGGTGCGCACCACATGGCCGCTACCAAGGCAACGGACGGATGCTACAACACCAAGCCTACCGAGGCGGCGTTCACCATCAGGGATGCGTTCTACCACGCCCACTTTGTGCACAGCCACATTGCGCACTTCTATGCACTTGCGTCAGCTGACTTCGTTTGCGGACCCGCCGCACCCGTTGCCCAGAGGAACGTGCTCGGAGTCGTTGCGACCGTGGGTCTCGAGCTCGGAGGAGCGGTCCTCGCTACCCGTGCAAAGGCACAGAAGATCCAGGCCATGATAGGCGGAAAGGCCACCCACCCCGTAATGGGAGTCCCGGGCGGAGTCACCAAGCCGATCAACAGCGAGGAGCAGAAGGAGATGGAAGCGATGGCGAAGGATATGGTGGACTTCTCTCAGACGTCCATGAAGGTCCTGAAGGACGTCGTGCTCGGAAACAAAGAGTACGTCGACATCATCGCCAACCCCGACCTCTATTACAACGAGACCTACCACATGGGAATGGTCAATGAGAAGAACCAGCTCGAGTTCCATGACGGACCTGTCAGGGTCGTCGACCAGAAGGGCAGGGAGTTCGTAAAGTACGAGCCCTATGACTATTTGGACAACGTCTCAGAAGCGTCCGAGGAGTGGAGCTACGAGAAGTTCCCGTACCTCAAGAACGTCGGATACAAGGGAATGGTCGCAGGGCCGGACAGCGGCCTGTACCGTGCATCTCCCCTGTCTAGGCTGAACGTCGCCGAGAGCATCTCCACGCCGTTGGCCCAGGCCGAGTTCGAGTACTACCACGGGTTCTTCAAGGACCTTGGGGTCGAAGGCCCCATCCAGCACACGCTGGCCACCCACTGGGCAAGGATCATCGAAATGATTTACGCCGCAGAGAAGTGCCTGGCTGATATTCAGAGCGACAAGTTCGTCGACCAGAACGTCAAGCAGCACGACGTCATGCCCGGAGGACGCGGCGTCGGTATCGTCGAGGCACCGAGGGGAACGCTCACCCACGACTACACTTGCGACGAGAACGGAATCGTTACCGCCTGCAACATGATAGTCGGAACCACCAACAACAACGGACCGATAAACTGCGACGTTGCCAAGGTGGCCAAGGGCCTGATCCACAACTTCGAGGTTTCTCCCGGTCTGCTGAACATGGTGGAGATGGCGTTCAGGGCATACGACCCCTGCAACTCCTGTGCCACCCACAGCCTGCCCGGACAGATGCCGATGACGGCCGAGATCAGGTACGCAGACGGCTCTCTCCTCGAGACCGTCTCCCGCAACTGA
- a CDS encoding metallophosphoesterase yields MDLQPISGTPALKYDRTLIIGDLHIGLESHLLSKGFHVITRTWEMFDSIVETSKDCDRLIILGDIKDSVPGTSKQEYREIPAFFDSLLEYFDDIDVVRGNHDTNIEEFLPGGVRIRPASGLKIGDVGYVHGHTWPSPEVMECNTLVLAHDHPAVMFRDGVGKVTTEPCWLRGRFASVASEKYGMLPSEFVVVPAFNKMLGGSPVNIIGEPLLGPILNSELLDLDNARIYLLDGMDLGKRKDMLLEGRDRSRWKKRK; encoded by the coding sequence ATGGACCTTCAGCCGATCAGCGGAACTCCTGCCCTGAAATACGACAGAACGCTGATAATTGGGGATCTCCATATCGGATTGGAATCTCATTTATTGTCCAAAGGGTTCCATGTGATCACGAGAACATGGGAAATGTTCGATTCTATAGTAGAAACATCGAAAGATTGTGACAGACTTATCATTCTCGGAGACATTAAAGACTCTGTTCCTGGCACATCTAAGCAGGAGTATCGTGAGATACCTGCATTCTTCGACAGTCTCCTGGAGTATTTCGATGACATCGATGTTGTGAGAGGAAACCATGATACCAACATTGAGGAATTCCTTCCCGGCGGCGTGAGGATACGTCCGGCGTCCGGTCTAAAGATCGGCGACGTCGGTTATGTGCACGGACACACCTGGCCCTCTCCGGAGGTGATGGAGTGCAACACGCTGGTATTGGCCCATGACCATCCGGCGGTCATGTTCAGGGACGGCGTTGGAAAGGTCACCACGGAGCCTTGTTGGCTACGCGGTAGGTTTGCTTCGGTCGCTTCTGAAAAATACGGTATGCTGCCGTCGGAGTTCGTAGTAGTCCCGGCCTTCAACAAAATGCTGGGCGGATCTCCCGTTAATATTATCGGCGAGCCTCTCCTCGGCCCGATCCTCAACAGCGAATTGCTGGACCTTGATAATGCCAGGATATACCTTCTTGACGGAATGGACCTCGGAAAGCGCAAGGACATGCTCCTGGAGGGACGCGACCGCTCCCGCTGGAAGAAGAGAAAATGA
- a CDS encoding NAD(P)H-hydrate dehydratase codes for MMPAKEFRILDINAEAAGVDTVTLMGNAGLKLAEVLKNRYAGKRFLFVCGSGNNGGDGFAATAGMKDEDVTVCLIGPASSIHSDASKNYFLNLGCPVIDFKDVSFDEYDILVDCALGTGRAGNPRGQYLDYIILARSFKGLIVSADVPSGLGCRDSIRPNVTVTFHDVKNSMNTENSGEIIIADIGIPEVAVNNVGPGDMLRYPIPALNSHKGLNGRVLLIGGGPYYGAPAMSGLAALRVGADIVNIAVPEHIAQTIASFSPVFMIEPLSGKFLRSEHVPHLLNKSKSYNTVLIGPGLGTDIDTIEAVRDFVFRCEVPLVIDADAIGAIGAGFIANVPVVITPHKGEFIKLGGADTFGEEDVRALAYSTGSIILLKGNTDIISDGVRTKKNTTGTPAMTGAGTGDVLAGIVAGLMSKGMTSFDAACLGAYICGKAGEYGFSERSYGLIATDVIEKIPIVLKNELKE; via the coding sequence ATGATGCCTGCGAAGGAATTCCGCATCCTGGACATCAACGCTGAAGCTGCAGGTGTGGATACCGTAACTTTGATGGGCAATGCCGGTTTGAAGCTTGCTGAAGTCCTTAAGAATAGATACGCGGGCAAGAGATTCCTTTTTGTCTGCGGCTCAGGTAACAACGGAGGGGACGGCTTCGCTGCGACGGCCGGGATGAAGGATGAAGACGTAACCGTCTGTCTGATCGGGCCTGCTTCTTCGATACATTCTGACGCTTCAAAGAATTATTTTTTAAATCTCGGCTGCCCCGTAATCGATTTCAAAGATGTGTCATTTGACGAATATGACATACTTGTAGACTGCGCATTGGGGACCGGACGGGCCGGCAATCCTCGTGGCCAATATTTAGATTATATCATACTGGCACGTTCGTTTAAGGGGCTGATTGTTTCTGCTGACGTACCTTCGGGCCTAGGTTGCCGGGATAGCATCAGACCGAATGTCACGGTGACTTTCCATGATGTCAAAAACAGCATGAACACAGAAAACTCTGGAGAGATTATTATCGCAGACATAGGTATACCGGAAGTGGCCGTAAACAACGTTGGTCCAGGAGATATGCTTAGGTACCCGATACCTGCACTTAATAGCCATAAAGGCCTTAACGGCCGTGTTTTGCTGATAGGAGGAGGCCCTTACTACGGGGCTCCGGCGATGTCTGGACTGGCTGCTTTGCGTGTGGGCGCAGATATTGTAAATATTGCCGTTCCGGAGCATATCGCTCAGACAATTGCCTCTTTCTCTCCGGTCTTCATGATCGAACCGCTGAGTGGAAAGTTCCTAAGATCCGAGCATGTGCCACACTTACTGAATAAGTCGAAGAGCTACAACACGGTTTTGATAGGTCCCGGACTCGGGACCGACATCGATACAATCGAAGCCGTGAGGGATTTTGTATTCAGATGCGAAGTGCCGTTGGTCATAGACGCAGATGCCATCGGCGCCATCGGCGCCGGTTTTATTGCCAATGTCCCTGTAGTTATAACGCCGCACAAAGGAGAGTTCATAAAGCTCGGAGGAGCCGACACGTTCGGGGAAGAGGATGTTCGCGCCCTTGCTTATTCTACGGGCTCCATTATTCTCCTCAAAGGCAATACTGACATTATTTCTGATGGAGTACGCACTAAAAAGAACACCACCGGTACGCCTGCCATGACCGGGGCCGGTACCGGCGATGTTCTGGCAGGCATCGTTGCAGGCCTTATGTCGAAGGGCATGACGTCTTTCGATGCCGCGTGCCTTGGGGCATACATCTGCGGCAAAGCGGGAGAATACGGATTCTCCGAAAGGTCGTACGGTCTGATAGCCACGGACGTCATAGAGAAGATTCCGATCGTTCTTAAAAATGAGCTGAAGGAGTAA
- a CDS encoding signal recognition particle subunit SRP19/SEC65 family protein, whose protein sequence is MVYDEDNAIIIWPEYFDIERTRGEGRRLPKSLCVKNPDLDLIAKGAMILDLEYRIADGKSYPGNAASKRGCIRVEKGKMSKTEIIPRIGEVLVKNQK, encoded by the coding sequence ATGGTCTACGACGAAGACAACGCCATTATAATTTGGCCGGAATATTTCGACATCGAGAGGACTCGCGGGGAAGGAAGAAGGCTCCCGAAGTCCCTTTGTGTCAAGAATCCCGACCTGGATTTGATTGCCAAAGGTGCAATGATATTGGATTTAGAATATCGCATAGCCGATGGCAAATCATACCCGGGCAACGCAGCATCGAAGAGAGGTTGTATACGCGTTGAGAAGGGAAAAATGAGCAAGACTGAGATTATTCCGCGCATCGGCGAAGTCTTGGTAAAAAATCAGAAGTGA
- a CDS encoding 30S ribosomal protein S8e, which produces MALWQGKSKRKSTGGRRVLCAGKRKFEIGREKQFTKIGPQTSKVFRGMGGNLKIGVLTAEFANVIDKKTNATKKVKIIKVKSNPTDPNYVQRNILNKGATISTEIGEAVVTSRPGQDGVVNAVLI; this is translated from the coding sequence ATGGCACTTTGGCAGGGTAAATCCAAAAGGAAGTCTACCGGAGGCAGGCGTGTGCTATGCGCCGGTAAGAGAAAGTTCGAGATCGGCAGAGAGAAACAATTCACCAAGATCGGCCCCCAGACATCCAAGGTATTCCGCGGAATGGGTGGCAACTTGAAGATTGGCGTGCTCACTGCTGAGTTTGCAAACGTTATCGACAAGAAGACGAACGCGACGAAAAAAGTAAAGATCATAAAGGTCAAATCCAACCCCACCGACCCCAACTACGTTCAGCGTAACATTCTGAACAAGGGAGCGACCATATCCACCGAAATCGGTGAGGCAGTCGTCACTTCCAGGCCTGGACAGGACGGGGTAGTAAACGCCGTTCTGATCTGA
- a CDS encoding metallophosphoesterase family protein: protein MRFLVITDFHQKISMLDLINSRIDEYKPEFTLFLGDVTDMGTGEDAVGIISSINSDVYAIPGNCDPRDFPQKISEAAHDMHGKGVDIRGQYFAGLGGSNITIFGTPFELTEDELYKGLKPISRKDMVLMTHVPSYGVLDMIPSGLNVGSKSVRRIVDEYKPVLALSGHVHEAIGAIELNGTLFVNPGPARQGRCAIIDLENGHASAELIGPMD from the coding sequence ATGAGATTTCTTGTCATTACCGATTTTCATCAAAAAATATCAATGCTCGATTTGATAAACAGCAGAATCGACGAGTACAAGCCAGAATTCACATTGTTCCTCGGAGACGTTACCGATATGGGCACTGGAGAAGATGCGGTCGGGATTATTTCTTCTATCAATTCAGACGTCTATGCTATACCGGGCAACTGCGACCCCAGGGATTTTCCGCAAAAGATTTCTGAAGCGGCCCATGATATGCACGGAAAGGGAGTCGATATCAGGGGACAATACTTCGCCGGGCTTGGCGGATCTAATATCACAATATTCGGGACACCGTTCGAACTTACGGAGGATGAGCTTTACAAAGGGCTCAAACCCATATCCAGGAAAGACATGGTGCTCATGACGCATGTCCCGTCCTACGGCGTGCTCGATATGATACCGTCGGGCCTTAACGTCGGCAGCAAATCCGTGAGACGGATAGTGGATGAATACAAGCCTGTGCTGGCACTGTCTGGGCACGTCCATGAGGCGATTGGTGCGATAGAGCTGAATGGGACCCTTTTTGTCAACCCAGGACCGGCCAGACAAGGCAGATGCGCCATCATAGATCTCGAAAACGGTCATGCCAGCGCCGAACTAATTGGTCCCATGGATTAA
- a CDS encoding MBL fold metallo-hydrolase: MKENIKGNVSWVGYMDWELQKFHGDDFTIMNGSSQNAYLVEEGKTVLIDTVWTPHGAEFVDNLRKEVGLENIDIIVINHGEADHSGALPELMRNIPDVPIYCTANAVKSLEGQYGKRGWDLRTVKTGDSVDIGNGKNLIFIEMRMLHWPDSMATYLTGDNVLFSNDAFGQHFAVGGLFNDTADQCILEKEATKYYANILNPFSSFVSKKIDEIKSMKLPMDIIAPSHGVIWRDDPMQIVEKYAEWAAAYQEDQLTIVYDTMWQGTAAIAHEIAGAVAKVSPGTVVKVFNCSKADKSEIMAEIFRSKAIAIGSPTVGGDVLTSVSGTVRFMKSLKFKGKKAATFGCYGWSGEGVTILKRELTDAGFQVIDENIRSMWKPDEGDLASAESLVMALLG, from the coding sequence ATGAAAGAGAATATCAAGGGCAACGTCAGCTGGGTCGGATATATGGATTGGGAACTTCAGAAGTTCCACGGAGATGACTTCACCATAATGAACGGATCAAGTCAGAACGCATATCTTGTCGAGGAGGGCAAGACCGTGCTAATTGATACTGTCTGGACGCCGCATGGGGCAGAATTCGTCGACAATCTCAGGAAAGAGGTCGGCCTGGAAAATATAGATATCATAGTGATTAACCACGGAGAGGCCGACCATTCCGGGGCACTGCCCGAACTCATGAGAAATATTCCTGACGTACCGATATACTGCACCGCCAACGCCGTTAAGAGCCTGGAAGGACAGTACGGCAAGAGAGGATGGGACCTGAGAACGGTCAAGACCGGTGACTCGGTGGACATAGGCAACGGCAAGAATCTCATTTTCATAGAGATGAGGATGCTCCACTGGCCCGACAGTATGGCCACATATCTGACGGGGGATAACGTCCTCTTCTCCAACGACGCCTTCGGCCAGCACTTCGCCGTTGGAGGGCTCTTTAACGACACTGCAGACCAGTGTATACTGGAGAAGGAAGCGACGAAGTATTACGCTAACATACTCAACCCGTTCTCATCCTTCGTTTCTAAGAAGATAGACGAGATAAAATCCATGAAATTACCAATGGACATCATCGCCCCGAGCCACGGCGTCATATGGAGGGACGATCCTATGCAGATTGTCGAAAAATATGCCGAATGGGCCGCCGCATACCAGGAAGACCAGCTCACAATAGTGTACGACACCATGTGGCAGGGCACCGCGGCCATCGCCCATGAGATTGCTGGAGCCGTCGCGAAGGTCAGCCCCGGGACAGTTGTGAAGGTATTCAACTGCTCCAAAGCGGATAAGAGCGAGATAATGGCCGAAATCTTCAGGTCCAAAGCAATAGCGATAGGTTCCCCTACTGTGGGCGGCGATGTGCTCACCAGCGTCAGCGGCACCGTTCGCTTCATGAAGTCCCTGAAATTTAAAGGCAAGAAAGCTGCAACATTCGGATGCTACGGATGGAGCGGCGAGGGCGTGACCATCCTGAAAAGAGAGCTGACGGATGCTGGTTTCCAAGTCATAGATGAGAACATCCGCTCAATGTGGAAACCTGATGAGGGGGATCTTGCATCGGCCGAGTCCTTAGTGATGGCTTTGCTCGGATAA
- a CDS encoding tRNA (N(6)-L-threonylcarbamoyladenosine(37)-C(2))-methylthiotransferase — protein MRYFVESYGCTMNYGEGAQLSERMSGMGYEEAASAETADVVILNTCTVVDATEKKMVKRMTELRRMGKEVIVTGCMAEVQPGRISVRLPDSLIIPPKSYSEFSDKVGNKYGCWHPLDNMETGTSAILPIAQGCLGACSYCITRFARGKLLSYPGDELLAEFRKRVQRGAKEILVTAQDTACYGRDIGSSLPDLLSRMLEVPGDFRVRIGMMNPDWLSPVADELMYVFEDPRVYKFLHIPVQSGSDDVLKAMKRGYTAGEYLSLVKSIRARYPEISISTDMIAGFPGETEQDHMKSVGLLRELRADTVNITRFSPRPGTKAAEMEQVNGRLIKARSTELTDVKNEVELANNEKLVGRTFNVLVTEEGKDSSVIARTDNYRPVGISGNIPLGTFCDVEITGCSSTYLIGRTLNNGSR, from the coding sequence ATGAGATATTTCGTCGAATCCTACGGATGCACGATGAACTACGGCGAGGGGGCGCAGCTCTCCGAACGTATGTCTGGCATGGGATACGAAGAGGCTGCGTCCGCAGAAACAGCGGACGTGGTCATTTTGAACACTTGCACCGTGGTCGATGCAACAGAAAAGAAAATGGTCAAAAGGATGACCGAACTCAGAAGAATGGGTAAAGAGGTCATAGTCACTGGCTGCATGGCCGAGGTACAGCCCGGAAGAATATCTGTGCGGTTGCCCGATTCGTTGATCATACCTCCTAAAAGTTATTCCGAGTTCTCTGATAAGGTTGGAAATAAATACGGATGCTGGCACCCTCTAGACAATATGGAGACTGGCACTTCGGCGATACTGCCGATAGCCCAGGGTTGCTTGGGCGCCTGCTCGTACTGCATCACCCGTTTCGCGAGAGGAAAGCTTCTCAGTTATCCAGGGGACGAGCTTCTCGCAGAGTTCAGAAAAAGGGTTCAAAGAGGGGCGAAGGAGATCCTCGTTACTGCCCAGGACACTGCATGCTACGGCCGCGACATCGGCTCCAGCCTGCCCGATCTTCTCTCCAGGATGCTTGAGGTCCCGGGGGATTTCAGGGTCCGCATCGGCATGATGAACCCCGACTGGCTCTCCCCGGTAGCCGACGAACTGATGTACGTTTTTGAAGATCCGAGAGTCTATAAATTCCTGCATATCCCCGTACAGAGCGGGAGCGACGACGTACTCAAGGCCATGAAGAGGGGATACACCGCAGGAGAGTACCTGTCTTTGGTTAAATCCATACGTGCCAGATACCCCGAGATCAGCATTTCTACCGACATGATAGCCGGATTCCCGGGGGAAACGGAACAAGACCATATGAAAAGCGTAGGGCTGTTGCGCGAACTCAGGGCCGATACTGTCAATATAACGCGGTTCTCGCCCCGTCCCGGGACGAAGGCGGCGGAGATGGAACAGGTCAACGGACGTCTGATCAAAGCCCGTTCGACCGAGCTCACCGATGTAAAGAACGAGGTCGAGCTTGCCAATAACGAGAAGCTTGTGGGAAGGACCTTCAATGTCCTCGTTACTGAAGAGGGAAAGGATAGTTCTGTGATCGCCAGGACCGATAACTACAGGCCCGTAGGGATATCCGGGAACATTCCGCTGGGTACTTTTTGCGATGTCGAGATAACCGGGTGCAGCTCGACTTACCTCATCGGAAGAACGTTAAATAACGGAAGCAGATAA
- a CDS encoding translation initiation factor IF-2 subunit beta encodes MGNEEDYLALLGRAKMNLPETIESHERFVLPELDIIQEGKITILRNFMDIADKVRRDPQHLLHFLLRELGAPGDIDNRRAVFKAKISSQTISERLQQYMDTYVVCTECGRPDTKIVKEDRVMVLECEACGARRPIAVRKTIKTDANALKVGDILEILITDVGKKGDGIGKYNDFVIIVPGTTKGARVHAKVTNISNKTGFGQVTNEAVTR; translated from the coding sequence ATGGGGAACGAAGAAGATTACTTGGCATTGCTCGGCAGAGCGAAGATGAACCTACCGGAGACTATCGAGAGCCACGAGAGGTTCGTACTTCCGGAACTGGACATCATACAGGAAGGTAAGATTACCATCCTCAGGAACTTCATGGATATCGCCGACAAGGTCAGACGCGACCCTCAGCATCTTTTGCACTTCCTCCTCAGAGAATTGGGGGCGCCTGGCGACATTGACAACAGAAGGGCGGTCTTCAAGGCTAAAATCTCATCTCAGACCATCTCCGAAAGACTTCAGCAATACATGGACACCTACGTCGTGTGCACCGAATGCGGACGCCCCGATACGAAGATCGTGAAAGAAGACAGAGTCATGGTATTGGAGTGCGAGGCGTGCGGTGCACGCAGGCCCATCGCCGTCCGCAAGACGATCAAGACAGACGCCAATGCACTGAAAGTGGGAGATATCCTCGAAATACTGATAACCGACGTCGGAAAGAAGGGGGACGGAATAGGCAAGTACAATGATTTCGTAATAATCGTCCCGGGCACAACCAAAGGGGCCCGCGTACATGCCAAGGTCACCAACATATCGAACAAGACCGGTTTCGGCCAGGTGACGAACGAGGCCGTAACCCGCTGA
- a CDS encoding PLP-dependent aminotransferase family protein — MVWSHHVIMRPSFSEAADGTMASYIMGLVEVAERPGMISFATGLPDNSFFDTEGLKESVDRVLTGDEACSALQYGATAGFRPLREKIAERCRSELGFEASADDVFMTNGSQECFDQLGRMFLNRGDTMAVENPGYLGALQSFSSYGPVFRAVEMTDDGPDGEMLCDAVEGGAKMFYSIPNFQNPSGRSYSRCARLAVSKIIEGSGCLLVEDDAYGELGYEGRPGSTIKSIAPEDTVLLGSFSKTISPGMRVGWMIVPEWMREVANRSIEAASLQSGLFSQRVIDDFLSNKDYEDYLSSLRRGYKNKKRIFVDAMEDRLPEEMRWNDPAGGMFIWLRSPAGTDAMKLFELALDKGLVTMPGRPFHIKGGENTVRLNFATPDFREIEDGMKILGEVCRHLYCP; from the coding sequence ATGGTTTGGTCACATCACGTCATCATGCGCCCATCTTTTTCCGAAGCCGCAGACGGCACGATGGCTTCGTATATCATGGGGCTCGTGGAGGTCGCAGAAAGGCCCGGCATGATATCATTCGCCACAGGTCTTCCGGACAATTCTTTCTTCGACACAGAGGGCCTGAAGGAATCCGTCGACAGGGTGCTAACCGGCGATGAAGCGTGCTCGGCGCTCCAATACGGGGCGACGGCAGGGTTCCGTCCGCTGAGGGAGAAGATCGCGGAAAGATGCAGGTCCGAACTGGGATTCGAAGCCTCCGCGGACGATGTTTTCATGACCAACGGATCGCAGGAATGCTTCGACCAGCTGGGCAGGATGTTCCTGAACCGCGGCGACACTATGGCGGTGGAGAACCCGGGATATCTCGGCGCTCTGCAGTCGTTCTCTTCGTACGGGCCGGTCTTCAGAGCGGTAGAGATGACGGACGACGGCCCCGACGGGGAGATGCTGTGCGATGCGGTGGAGGGCGGGGCCAAGATGTTCTACTCGATCCCAAATTTCCAGAACCCGTCAGGCAGAAGCTATTCAAGATGTGCCAGACTTGCAGTTTCAAAGATTATCGAAGGTTCCGGTTGCCTTCTGGTGGAGGATGATGCTTACGGGGAGCTTGGATACGAAGGGCGTCCGGGAAGCACTATCAAAAGCATTGCTCCCGAGGACACGGTACTTCTGGGCTCTTTCTCCAAGACAATATCGCCTGGCATGAGAGTCGGATGGATGATTGTTCCCGAGTGGATGAGGGAGGTTGCCAACAGGTCCATCGAGGCGGCATCTCTGCAATCCGGATTGTTCTCCCAGAGGGTGATCGACGACTTCCTGTCGAACAAAGACTATGAAGATTACCTGTCATCGCTTCGCAGGGGCTACAAAAACAAGAAGAGAATATTTGTCGATGCGATGGAAGACCGTCTCCCGGAGGAGATGCGATGGAACGATCCGGCGGGCGGAATGTTCATATGGCTCAGGTCGCCGGCCGGAACCGATGCAATGAAACTTTTCGAACTGGCACTTGATAAAGGTCTGGTCACTATGCCGGGTCGCCCTTTCCACATAAAGGGCGGGGAGAATACGGTCCGCCTCAATTTTGCCACTCCCGATTTCAGGGAAATCGAGGATGGTATGAAGATACTAGGAGAGGTGTGCAGACATCTCTATTGCCCATAA
- a CDS encoding 30S ribosomal protein S12 — MGNGLNTARKMKVDRQKFRWLDRGYKKRVLRLREKSDPLEGSSQARGIVLEKVGIEAKQPNSAIRKCVKIQLIKNGRQVTAFAVGDGAINFIDEHDEVLIEGIGGRMGRSYGDIPGVRFKVIKVNNVSLDEMVRGRTEKPVR; from the coding sequence TTGGGAAATGGTCTAAACACCGCAAGGAAAATGAAAGTGGACAGGCAGAAGTTCCGCTGGCTCGACAGAGGATACAAGAAGAGAGTGCTCAGGCTCAGGGAGAAGTCAGACCCGCTGGAAGGGTCCTCCCAGGCCAGGGGCATCGTGCTGGAAAAGGTGGGCATAGAGGCTAAGCAGCCGAACTCCGCCATACGCAAGTGCGTTAAGATCCAGCTGATAAAGAATGGACGCCAGGTCACAGCTTTCGCAGTGGGCGACGGAGCCATCAACTTCATCGACGAGCACGACGAGGTGCTCATAGAAGGTATCGGCGGGAGGATGGGCCGTTCTTACGGAGACATCCCCGGTGTCCGTTTCAAAGTAATCAAAGTAAACAACGTCTCCCTCGATGAAATGGTCAGAGGAAGGACGGAGAAACCGGTTAGGTGA
- a CDS encoding 30S ribosomal protein S7, translating to MVDEVVEGTVEATEVLSAPKALMFGKYDTTEVVVGDGGLAKYIDLTPTNIPHSGGKHANRWFGKSKLSIVERLINDIMRTEKYTGKKMKAYKTVSQAFDIVATKTKQNPIQILVTGLENAAPREEITRLQFGGISVPKAVDISPQRRLDIALRNLSTGVVQSSSKSKKSISECLADEMLLASRGDMQSFAVAKKEEIERVAQAAR from the coding sequence ATGGTAGATGAAGTAGTAGAAGGAACGGTTGAAGCCACCGAGGTGCTTTCCGCACCCAAGGCTCTGATGTTCGGTAAGTACGACACGACAGAGGTCGTAGTAGGAGACGGAGGTCTGGCAAAATACATCGACCTCACCCCGACGAACATTCCTCACTCCGGAGGAAAGCATGCAAACAGATGGTTCGGAAAGTCGAAGTTGAGCATTGTCGAGAGGCTCATCAATGACATTATGAGGACCGAGAAGTACACGGGCAAGAAGATGAAGGCTTACAAGACCGTTTCCCAGGCCTTTGACATCGTTGCCACTAAGACCAAGCAGAATCCGATACAGATCCTTGTGACAGGGCTCGAGAACGCCGCGCCCAGGGAAGAGATCACCAGACTTCAGTTTGGAGGAATCTCCGTACCCAAGGCCGTTGACATTTCGCCTCAGAGGAGGCTAGACATCGCTCTGCGCAACCTGAGCACAGGGGTAGTCCAGTCATCGTCCAAGAGCAAGAAATCAATATCTGAGTGTCTGGCCGATGAAATGTTGCTAGCATCCAGAGGGGACATGCAGTCCTTCGCGGTAGCCAAGAAGGAAGAGATCGAAAGGGTGGCCCAGGCCGCCAGGTGA